GGCTCCGCCCTGCACGCCCTCCCGCTCTACGTGCGCGTCGAGCGCTACCGGCGCGAGCGCGGCCACGAGCGCGCCCTCGACCTCCACTGGGTCGCCGAGGACGCCGTACGCGACGCCGAGCGCGCTCTGGACACCTGGTTCCTCTTCTGCGCCACCGAAGAGGCCTCCCTGCTCGACCTGAACCACCTGGCGCACGCGCTCTACGGGGCCCTCCGCTTCGACGACGCAGCCCGGGTCTTCAAGGCGCTCGGCCCGTACTACGCGACGCTGCCGTGGGCCTACCGCACCGCCCGGCCGGACGACCGAGCCCTCGCGGAGGACGTCTTCCTCCGCGCCCGCGCCCGCTGTCTCACCGGCTGACCCCGCCGCCCACGGCCCCTTCCCGGCGCCGCGGCCCGGCCACCGGCGCCACCGCGCCCCCCCGTACGCACCACCCCCGCTCCCGCTCCATCCGTCCGTCCCCCGGAGGTCCCCAATGTCCCGCAGCACGGCCCCGATCGACGCGATACGCAAGCCGCCACCCCCCGCCCAGGACGAGGAGGCGCGGCTCAGAGAGCTCGGCTACCAGCCGGTCCTGGCCCGTCGCATGGGCGGCTTCGGCAACTTCGCGATCAGCTTCTCCGTCATCTCGGTGCTCTCCGGCTGCATGACCCTCTACGGCTTCGGCATGGGCACGGGCGGCCCCGCCGTCATGCTCTGGGGCTGGGTCGGCGTCGGCCTCTTCGTCCTGTGCGTGGGCCTCGCCCTCGCCGAGGTGACCAGCGCCTACCCCACCTCCGGCGCGCTCTACTACATGGCGGACCGGCTCGGCGGGCGACGCTGGGGCTGGTACACCGGCTGGCTGAACCTGCTCGGCCTGCTCGGGGCCATCGCCGGCATCGACTACGGGGCCGCCCTCTTCACCGGGGCCTTCCTCAACCTCCAGTGGGGCTTCGAACCCACGGCGGGCTCCACCTTCCTCATCTTCCTCGCGATCCTGCTGCTGCACGCCGTCCTGAACCTCTTCGGCGTCCGCCTGGTCAGCGTCCTCAACTCGATCAGCGTCTGGTGGCACCTCGCGGGCGTCGCGGTCATCGTCGGCGCGCTCGCGTTCATCCCCGACCGCCACCAGTCCGTCGGCTTCGTCTTCACCGAGTTCGTCAACGACACCGGCTGGGCCAACCCCTTCTACGTCGCGGCGGTCGGCCTGCTCCTCGCCCAGTACACGTTCTCCGGCTACGACGCCTCGGCCCACCTCTCCGAGGAGACGTCCAACGCCTCCGTCACCGCCGCCAAGGGCATCGTGCGGGCCATCTGGGTCTCCTGGATCGCCGGCTTCGCCCTCCTCGCGGGACTCAGCTTCGCCATCCAGGACTACGCCGCCACGCAGGGCACCGCCACCGGCGTCCCGCCCGCCCAGATCTTCCTGGACGCGCTCGGCTCCGGCGGTGCCACCGCCCTCCTGCTCGTCGTGATCGTCGCCCAGCTGTTCTGCGGCAATGCCGAGGTCGCCGCCGCGAGCCGTATGGTCTTCGCCTTCAGCCGCGACAACGCCCTTCCCGGCTCCGCGATCTGGCGGAAGGTCAGCGGCCGCACCCAGACCCCGGTCCCGGCCGTCTGGCTCGCCGTCGCCGTGGCGGCGGTGCTCGCCCTGCCCTCGCTGTACTCCGCCACCGCCTACGGTGCGGTCACCGCGATCAACGTCATCGGCATCACCCCGGCCTACGCCATCCCGATCTACCTCCGGCTGCGCGCCGGAGACCGGTTCACCCCCGGTCCGTGGAGCCTGGGGCGCTGGAGCAAGCCGATCGGCTGGACCGCCGTCGTGTGGGTGGCCCTGGTGACCGTCCTCTTCTGCCTGCCGCAGAAGTCCCCGGTGACGGTCGACACCATGAACTACGCCGTGATCGCGCTCGCCGTCGTCCTGGTCCTGGCCAGCGTCTGGTGGTACGTCGCCCGCCGCTCGTACGGCACGCCGACGACGTACGGCACGGCCCGCGAGGAAGCGGACATCGCGGAGG
The sequence above is a segment of the Streptomyces sp. NBC_01255 genome. Coding sequences within it:
- a CDS encoding amino acid permease translates to MSRSTAPIDAIRKPPPPAQDEEARLRELGYQPVLARRMGGFGNFAISFSVISVLSGCMTLYGFGMGTGGPAVMLWGWVGVGLFVLCVGLALAEVTSAYPTSGALYYMADRLGGRRWGWYTGWLNLLGLLGAIAGIDYGAALFTGAFLNLQWGFEPTAGSTFLIFLAILLLHAVLNLFGVRLVSVLNSISVWWHLAGVAVIVGALAFIPDRHQSVGFVFTEFVNDTGWANPFYVAAVGLLLAQYTFSGYDASAHLSEETSNASVTAAKGIVRAIWVSWIAGFALLAGLSFAIQDYAATQGTATGVPPAQIFLDALGSGGATALLLVVIVAQLFCGNAEVAAASRMVFAFSRDNALPGSAIWRKVSGRTQTPVPAVWLAVAVAAVLALPSLYSATAYGAVTAINVIGITPAYAIPIYLRLRAGDRFTPGPWSLGRWSKPIGWTAVVWVALVTVLFCLPQKSPVTVDTMNYAVIALAVVLVLASVWWYVARRSYGTPTTYGTAREEADIAEGIV